The genomic DNA CTGATGATGAGTGAGGCTGCTATGCTTATTCGTAGATATAGTAGGACTACTGACCTAATTTGAGAATAGTTATTCGCTTAACATAAACTTACATTATTGgcttaaaaatatcacataaaagggtaaaagtaaaaaaaatacaaatgttaaaTCTTTCAATTTACCTTTGGTTCGAGGGCTAAATGCCACAAAGGGACAGACACATCAAAtgtataacacccctctttttgcatcgggagttataaaatacataaataaatcttaataagCAACTTGAAGTCACATTTAACGGGATTTCTTACCTACTGATTAGTTACCAACCGTGCTGAAAACTTCCTTAGCCCTTTAAATACTGCAGTTTATCACTAAatcataaacatacttacattttgtttcaaCCTGAAACTCAAATTTCATACGTCATTTTATTCCCCAGGCCGCCATACACGAACGACAACATCACAGTTTGCTTCGCAGACATCAAACGCTATCCGCTCTCAGACCGAGACAGCGCTTGGCTCATATCTAAGAGGATACCAGTATGTGCCCCTGTGTTACTAAGTTCATACCTCACTGATGACCCTCCGCCCAGGCCAGAGGAACACTGCTTACCGGATTTTAGACCTTAACATTCTAAGTTTCTGGATGGTAATTGAATCACAACTTTATATGATACATTTTTGGCTTCAATTGATAATGCTTGCCAGAATTTATATCTTATGTCCATATATTTAGAGATGTTATCTGAATGAGTCTCTTGAGGGTCTGTGACGTTAAAGCTAGTTGAAATACAGAAGAACTTACAGATAATTGAACTTAGATAATATTGGTTTATCTGATTTTAGACTTTAAAACGGTAAAAATGGATGTAGGCCCAAAATAAAACGGTCTTTAAAAGCAAGGGATTATGAATCCATTTCTTAACCACAAAAATGTGTCTAACTACGGCTACTTTCAGTATTAAAGCTGGACTTTTCTGagctaaaaaataattttataataagttcTTTCAAATCAAACGTTGCGAAATTGAAATAAAGGACTTTGATAACATGTAGCTTATTAAGTTATCGCCTAATTAATGTGAATGGAGAAATACAGGTACCTCGTACACACGGCTACGTCAATTTCCGATATCAGACCTCCTTagtctacaataaaaaaatcacatcagTTTCTATCTCTGAAATGTCAAGTGTGTTCTCGTGATAAGGTTTTAAGGCATCGGAGGTTAATGTTGCCTCGTGTATGAAGTGccttataaatatgtaatgttaAAGCCGACTGACGTGTATAATTTGTATATTCTAGTTAtagttgaattattttatgacaataattaaagatttatataaagaattttgggtattcttttttttaatatgggtCTTATAATTGGggaaagatttttaaaaatgaaaagtcACCGGAATTTTTCATAAATCTTATCacttttaattatgaatacaacaatagttaaataatatagtattaacaattataatcagacataaaatataataatataaatataaccaaacataaattacaggaaaaatatgaatgataaaattgcaaaatttataCTTAACACTAAAATACCCTGCTCTTCACTAAAATGATTATTACTTTGATTGTTAtagttaaactaaaattatacagCTGAAAAAAACCACTGGAAACCGACTTATGGAATCTAAATAATTAGCATAATCACAATGCCTTGAGGagcttttaacataaaatatgtaatattttacagagttaaatatttacaagttaaaaaacaaaaaataattaaatcaaagcatcaaaaaattcatcggcttcgctgccggctgggagtgtgcccaaaaggctggcagcattgccacgttgaatggcaatgctaattctctgagcgaggtaaaagccagcctttgggtcacgagaagtgtcaacgagatgctttgctaggtctttaaaaagcgttttggcactcggcccccacggcccaaaagtttcaaccccaaacggctcaaagaagtaactatcaactagattaccatatttgcgccgtttgaggttttcagcagccgcggcagcagagccagcgcagctcgaagaaccgggaagatgagatggcgcaagagtatcgacacaagtggcgtcccacactaaaggcctacccatcttccaagggaacaaagacataccgtccggtctcttgccatcatcgcgtaccaaaccatGTTATATTAGATACTTATTTCATCATTTGAAGCaacaagaaaaagtaaaaaaataaaaacaataacaaacgaactttctagatatttttgtagtcgaattaaattgtttaaatctgCGTcataaagaagtatttttttatattaatcttatCTATACAACACAGTCGATCACGTGAACCTTGaaattcttgaaataaaaattactggttaagtaatttaattgcttttaatgtgcgtaattttaaattgaaaggTTATACCTAGTTAACAATGTATTATGTTTACTTCTTGACATTATCAATGAATTAGCATACATTGTtaccagtgccggcgttagggggggggggcgtgatgggacgatggcccagggcgacaaattctggggggcgccaaggtctgaagttggagtctcttgccgcTCCTGGCGCAAACACTCAGatctgtgctctacgctagagatggaatacttccaccgccaaacgtaacgttaaaggaaagatgaaattcttaatataattttacttgggatcagcaaaaaactaacacttgatattgcttccctcaagtgggcgccacaatattttcgcccggggtgtcagtggcccttacgccagCACTGATTGTTACACCTCAATAAATCCTACTTATAAACCTAAATTATAGTGTTTAAATTAGAACTGAATTTAATAGTATAGTTCGTTTTCTAGTAAAATGTTTCTGAATGCATGTATCTGAATTAATAGTAATTCATTATGGGATGTGGActtctaatttttaatttcaatatattatatttcctCAAAGTCTCCTTCACTGATTTCAGTGACGTTTCAAAACACTTTTACTGACTGTCCTATTGTTTGAGTGGTTAGGGGTCCTGACTGCTACGCCGGAGGTCGTGGGTacgattcctacccaggacaaatgtgtATATTGCTTATAGTATGTTCATCAgttgcctagtactcataatacatgctttgcttagtttgagactagatggagTTGTTTACaaattgtgtaatattatatagatattacataaacattatatttctcCTTATTATCTAAATTGCTTCATTTGAAGCCTCATTTCGCATCGGCATTCAATCTACTTTCGTAAAATCTTCACTCGTATTTCAAAGCCATAACTTTGATGGCTCTGCTCTCGTCTTCTGGATAGTCTAGGCCAGCTTCAGCGAGTTCTTTAAACGTTATTGTAGCGAGTGTAGTGAATCCAGCTCTAGCCGCACTCTTCTGTGAGGCCGGGCCGGTGAACACTGTAGACGTGCCTTTGATGCCGTGGTACAAACTCAGGGGTTTCCTGTAACAATAAATGGACAATTAATACTACTAATACTAGCATTTATTACTAGCTTCTGCCAGCAAGTCCGTTCACATTTCGCGTGGACTTCAGATTGATGCGCTTTGAACGCACCTCCCCCCATTTTCCCTCTTAAAATGGGGCAAAATATACCCATCGCCGAATGCCAATATACTATTTTGGTACATGAATGCGTTAATCTTGACAGTCATATTTCTTTGAGCTTTAATACAGGTAATAGTATCGTGTTCAACATCTTATAACAGGTTGTCGAGGTCAGGAAATCAAGTTATATAAATCACGTCAAAGATGCCAAGTATATGTAGTTGCTACATTGACCGATACGATCAAAAGTCTAAACAGCTTAAAAAACCAAAagctacaaaattattttcgtatGTACCAAAATTGTCCGATGAGCGGGCTTTTTTCTTTACCAATACCTAGCCTTCATcgtgaaaattgtttttttccacatattGGTATGTAAAATATGACATGACTTCCCCAACACAAGTTGCTGTGTCTACATATaaacaatctatactaatatataaagctgaagagtttgtttgtttgtttgaacgcgctaatctcaggaactactggtccaaattatttgtgttgtatagaccattcatcgaggaaggctttaggctataaaccatcacgctgcgactaataggagcaaagatacaatggaaagtatgaaaaaaacagggcaggtataaatcataacttatatcttctacccacggggacgaagtcgcgggcaacagctagtattagaaTAACAGTGTACACATATTTTAAACTCAAGCCGGAATTATGAAGTTCACCTTGAACGACTTGCACACAATTTACCAGTTAAATCCagtgtttagttttgtttttatcatcgTTTTAAGTACTACAACTAAACATAATTGTGTTTGATGAACGCTGTCCGCGTACAAGGTCTCGACCGCTTATGTAAGTACTGTGTTAGTAAATACAGGTTAACAGAACGTTctcgagaaaaaaaatgaaatagtgATTTTgccagtaataaaatattttagttttggcaAGTTCTATGTATCTAGATCCTAtgtattgaatgaaaattttatatttaaagacagATACCAAAGACCTATAaataaaagagtaaaaaaatcaCGTAGATATTTTAGCTGATTCACCTTTAGTTTAAAAGTCTGGGGTTAGCCCGATTCGGAATTGCTTATACAGAGTGCAGACACACAATCGGACGAGATTGCAAAGGTCAAGACGgacatgttataaataatgcagGAGTTATCTCGATACATAGTCACATGGCGGGGTAAAGACAAGGTCTCTAGTTGTATTCATGGTCAATGCTTACGAGCAAAATTGTCGTTTTCGATGAATGGCAAAAAAGACTTTATTCGCTATGCGTAACTCGTTGCCGaggaaataacttttatttatatcaggataatctataatatgtatgatcAATATAGGGTAAATGATCAACTGTTTCCAGAAAAACAGTCGTAACAGTCTCAAATGTAAAGTAATAATTTGATGGCGTCGCGTCGCATTTTGGGAGAAACTTGTTCTTGATCAAATACAGAAGTGGCAATCAAAAATTTAACTGGGGTCTATTAAAACATGTAGTAAATGATCTAGGTATATTGTAAATGACTTTCCAGAGACTTGCAAGAGTTTTATGCTTACCTTGCAGCCAATATCCTTGATCCTAGTCTAGCTCCACGATATTCCCTTGAGACCACCAAACCAAGAGCATAGAGGTACTTGTCAAGCCCCAAACACTTAAACGCATCGACCTTCTCATCAGCGACTTCTAATGCACCGTACACGTTCTTCCATTTTTCTCCTTcaatctgtaaatatttttttcattaatttatatgtttcgTATGTCTTGTCTTGTTTCGACATAAACGAGAGCATAAAAATGGAGGCTCATAAGTATCCTGTTTAGTTTGAATTACGATGTATGTATTGATACTCCGAAAGAGTTCAAAATTCTATGCTTATATATGTCAGAAAAATATAGCGTCCTTTCTCGAGCAGTAAGGCATTGAAAATCCATAACAGATCAGAGATGATCAGaaatcaataaatatgaaaaggaAAAGTCAGGTCGTTTACCTACATTCTTCaagattattttctttaatggGGAGACACCAACAAATCTAGGTTGTGTCGTTCGGCTGACTGACTAAGCCCCTCCTATGTTACTTTTTTGCCCTTTGGCTACCGCAGTAACCTTTTCGGATGATCCCGCTGGCGATAGGTCTCCTTATATCAAAATTCCTTACCAAATCATTAGTCTTTTCCCCTTGACACACAACGAGGCAGACGTTCAAGGCGACCAGTTTACTTTGTCCATTCTTCTCTTCGTAACAAGCCAAGGACATCCGCTGACTTAAATATCCTCGCCAGAAGTCCAGCATACTGCGTACGCTTACTGGGTCTTCGACAAgttctgaaatattattattacatatcaAGTGCACTAATTTTAAACTGGGAAGTGTCATCttttatattcatttgtttcagaGATGTTTCCTACCATATCTtcgtaaaaaaagtaattttaggCCTTTTTTTAAGGCTCTTTCTAAACTTTGATAAGATTGTGCGTATCCActatgtcattcttatggagaagaacatTTCTATGTGTATTCTATAGGTTTATTAGAAGTTATAGTAGTGGTTATAATAAAGAGTTTGAAGCCTAATTTAAACAATAGCCTGGTCAATATTCTGTCACTTACTACTGTGTTCGCAGAGTGCTTCATCAGTACAGAGGTTTTCGGCCAGTATCTTGATCGCCAGCTCATCGTCTTCAGGCGGCAAATCTCTAATGACCCACTTTGTGCCATTGTCCTCCCACTGGTCCCAGACCCTTGGGCATGATGAATCCCATACTCTTTTGAAAGGCATGCTGGTGATCTGTTAAAAAATTCGTACTTTTTACTGTTACGGACTGACATTTTCCcccgtttttatacactcagttttcttgtttgtttgtttgccgttccggttggatttttacaactcaattttgagaaaCTTGCAACTTTGCAACTAtgaaaacggctggaccgattctgataaaatttgaatgtatgCATGTAAatacgtgggtttttagattttttgaatctATTCATTTTATATGTCTAGACAGTCTACCACCACGTTGAAgagtattattattgtttttttggaaGCATGACAACACAATGCAcggtgtagagtggcatcttCCATACCACTCATTAcattatgttactttaagacGAGGCGGTAGAACCCCTTGGCCTAGCTAATTGACATTTCTACCATCGTTTGTGTTGGCAGGAAACGCTCAATGTACGGACATGACAGGTCAAAGGCACGCATGTGACTTATTGAAACGAAGTGTCATTTCCATACAATGAGCATTTTTATTGCAGAAATGTCACTATATCGATGCCAAAAACATGGTAAGATGTACTACATATTTCACGCACTTAGTAACTAGATACATCTGTAGTTTATATGTAGGAAGCCTATACGTAGAGTAACACGATTCACAAATCTTTGTTCAGATAATgagtaatgtaataatataatagaatgtTTACACAtgtattaattttcattatactATACCCAtatcacacacacatacaaaccgCGCTGAACAAACAAACCACTTCTgtctaataaaaaatctagCATCTTCAAAATTAGAACAATCTCTGGCACGAATATTTTAAAGCAACTTCTCAATGAACAAATTTTTTACGTACTCTTCAATAAGAATGTTATTCCTTTATCACTCACTGGAATTTAGTTTAAAGTAAAGATACTAAACGCAACAATTTAGCAACGAACGGCACAAGCGTCTATCATTACAATTTACACGAGACTGATGCAGATTAACAACTACATCGTTCAATAAATAGACAAGATCACTGTATTGTAAgctaaacaattattttaaatagcttaaactgttcttatcgtatggtgcagtataataaaaaaaaaaaagcggCGAGTGAGTAATAAACTGGAAAAGTGTGAATCGGACTCTCTACACTGAAGGTTGATTCTAAATATATGCGATAAGAtctattttgaaacaaaaattagGCACTCATCAAATGCACGACTCTCAAAACCGTTACTTATCTAATCTTtgatgttgatttttatttgttatagctTCAAAATTCAtgactatcacggttcatgtgaTACAGACCTGGTGATTTGGGGCTGTCATGTCCATGGAGATAAATGCgcgtaaataaataaggattataaaaaaagacCTGGCTATACCCAGTCAGATAGATAGTATAGCCTAAGAAGGTTTCGATACCTTTTATGTCTGGAACCCGGGAAAGGTCGGTGAACTATGATTGTGCAATGAAATGAGAATTTATATGAatagaaaatacaaatttttCATTAGCTGATCAGAATATGTATGAGAAACCAAAACTCTTTTTTGTCCGGTATATGCTGTCATGACCGTCGACCGTACACCCGCGGTCCCGTGCGCTCAAATCGAAGATTATCGTACGGGAATATAAAGTCAGTATAAGAACTAtgctatgtgttaatcctggttctactactatctgtgtaccaaatttcgtctaaccCGGATCAGTGGATTTTACGTGAGAAAGGAACGAACACCCATAGGTACATATAacctttaacatttataatattagcaggatcGTGACGGCTGGCAAAGCCTAATTAATTGAGTGCTTGAATTTGCTTCTACTTTTATTGTGTCGATTTATCGATCAATTGGAACCGTAAATGCAAGAATATATTTGATTCATAACAGTAGGTATCTTACATAACGCGTTATCTAGTTTATTAAGCCGTTCACCTTGGCTTTGAGCGAGTAGCCAGTATCAATAATACTTTTGAGAGGACGGTCATTTATCGTGCATTTCCTCTCAAGATATGACCAAACGTGGCGTGATAGGTAATAATGCCTGGTGCAGCTTTCTGTCCGCCGCCGGTCTGGTTTTTGGATATTCTTgtaaacatttgtatttttatgtgttttgattttaattttgacttattTCTGCGtttaaataactatcaaaaCGGTAAAAAGTCTGATGCCAATTGTAATGAGCGTAGCTTGTCTCTATGGAAGCCAATACGGCCGCgtaaacattcatttttttagttataactGGAGCACGGGAGAAATTTCTTGTCTAGCTGCGTGTTCTTCTAGACATGCTCTTGCTTCGCGACTTTGTGGAGTAGGTTCTAATTTGGACATACCTtcatgtaaatagttttaattcatACGTATATTGATGGTGTAAGCAACATTACTGTGACTACTTTTTTACAAATCGTAATTTCTTAtgtgaagtaattaaaaaaaatgagtgtcatttaatttaaatgacacATTTCTACGAGGTAATTCCTTCATTACTTATATGTGTTTTAGAGATAAATCTCGTaattgtgtataattttaatagagttctattaaaagaaatattttacagccAGATATTGTCTTCATATCTCTGTAATGCTTATATATGTAGccgtaggtaaataaaaatattagataattaACCCGAGtatgaataacaaacaaatcttaCAAATTATGAAGCTCCGATTGATTTACGCGACTGTATTGATTTAGTGAAAATGGATTCAGGGCTAAGAAAGACGACTATTCGGCTGCGTCTCCACCAGATAGGTACTTAGACAgggatgaaaaataaagaaatatgtattcGTGTTCAAGCAGCAgtttaaacatacaaattaattcACACATTTTAGTAGAGTCTAATTTATATGATGCAGAAAACCACAACAAATAAACTATACAACAggtaaataagttaaaatgtgAGATAAGTATTTGTTTACTTGTCAGCTTAAGTCATAAAATCACGGGACTGTCTTAACGTATGTACGTAAATGACTTCGTGATTTATGAATAGACAttagtttttatcttatttacttatttttatcttttttttgcattttatggCATTTTTAGAACATCTGTCAAGAACTCTCAAATGAGCACTCGATTAACTATTGTACTGGGAATTTTTGAATTAGTTCTGGTGCCCCAGCAAGAAAGCCGGAAAACCCGTGGTCTAGTGTCATCTTGCTTTCAGAACTGTTGACCTAGCAAAAGTGAGTCGAAAATCCACCCAAATTCGAATCATCTTGACCAATTTTTCATTGACGACCTTTTTCGAGggttaattgtaaaatttaaattaaaggtgCTGGTGGTAGTAACTGTTTTCCATTTTCTCTACTCGTCTCCTTTATTTTACAtgatctaaatattttatttttgctctttCACTCTTCTTACTATTTTCCTTATAGAATATTGATTAAGGATTCTGTTCTATTCTTTATCATTATCATCTCAGCTCGGAATATGCTCCTCTTTCTACATCATATTATTTGTTGAGTGACATGATTTGATTCGagacatattatttaaactttgagTGTTAGAGCAGTTCGATTAACTTCATCTTCTCCATCGCAAATCCTTAAAGTCTAAAAGAGTAATTCTTTTATGcggtaattaataaaatacacatttttcgatttatttttttattcgactACACAACGTATAAAAAGTACAACTTAAACTTatgataaaatgtaatttattctaAGCACATCATTATAACTAATTACAATTACTATGTTttctataaagaaaaacataatgtaaatcatttttaaacacAGATCACGTGGACCACATAATCAGTCTATCAGTCAGAGGTTAAAttactttagatatttttgGCCACTACAAAGGTTCGTTATCACATTATTTAGCATGTCTAGGGGTTAGCTTAATATCTACATTGTCCAGTCTAACGTTGAGAATATCTGGTTTGAAACTAATTTTGCCAGTTTGTTCCAAATGTACTTCATACTTGTGTAACACATGGACCAGACCAGCCATCATTTGTAACCTCGAGTATCTTGCACCGATGCACAACCTGTTGCCCATGCCGAAAGGTATGTAAATGTCGTCATTAGGTTTTCTATCCTTGGAAAATCGTTCCGGGTCGAAAACTTCAGGTTCAGGATACAAGTCCGGGTCGTGATGTAACTGGTATATCGGAGTGTACAATTTCGTCCCCTTTTCTATTTTGACTCCACCGACAGGGAGCACTGAGTCTTCGATGCACTTTCTTGTCACATAACCCACTGGAGGGAACATCCTCAAGGACTCGCTCAGTACCTTGTCCAAATATGTCAGTTGTGTAATCACATCATAActgattttgttgttgtttttcttaaaatgttCGTCGATCTCTTGATGTACTTTCTGTAGGATTTCTGGGTGTTGACAAAGCACAACAAGTGTATTGAATAAAGCATTCGCGTTGGTTTCAACTCCTGCTAAGAAGAAAAATGAGGCTTGAGCTGATAGTAGAGTAAATGACGGTTCTATTTCCAAACCCGTGTTTTCATCTCTGATAGTTCCCTTTTTTCGCAGATTCGCGGCTAGGTCGGCAAAATCATGGCGTTGTACTTTGTCCTCTTCTCTTTTCTTAGTGACTTGGGTAATGGCATCAACAAAGAATTTTTCATATTCTGCTCCAAATCTTATTCCAAGTAGCTTAATCAATTTTGGACTTATGCTTAGCAATGCAAATTGCAGActaattttccaatttgacgtTGAGAGATCTTTGGACATTTTCATGAACGGTGAATCAAACGTGGACTCTTGCCCGATCCCGAATATCGCACCACAAACAGCAGCATTGCAGAACATGTTGAGTGTGTCGTAAAACTTTCCTTCCCTTGCTTTCGGATTGTTGTCAAGGTAAACCACAAAGTCTTGTGCGCATCTGTCCATGATGTAGTACATGTTCTTCAGCTTGTTCGTTGTGAATAGTGGGGTCATATTTTGGCGCATCAGCTTCCATCTGTTGCCAGTCATGAAGAGAATGCTGTCCGAAAGAGTATCCTTTTCACTTTCGAAGCCTCTGTGATTAAAAGAGTTAAAGTCCAATTGCAAGACATGTTGAATGTTCTTCGGATTCGTGACAAATACGGACGGAGTGAAAAGGTTGCCTATACCAACAACAGGCTCATTCTTGTATGTCTTGTAGAGGTCGCCAAACAACTCGAAGACGGCACCTTTGCCTGACAAGAATGCACCGAACACTCCAAGCACTTTGTTTTTCCCGTGAAACTTGACTCCACGTTTTTTCCAATAACTTTCATTGTATCTTCCAATTAGATAGACAACTAGCAAAGTCGATGCTAGCACAATTAAACTGATTTCAATCAACATTTTGCAAgacaacaaaatcaaaacaaaaattcgaCTAAGCTTGTCCTGTTTGCGTAGGTGTGatcgtattataataatattgtctcTCAACATAGTTTGATTCTTTTATAGCGAATAATTATTATAGCTTTATCATGATGATAAACTGTAACTGCGGACTTTGTAAACAAAGTTATCGCGTCGGTGATAAGTTTATCGGTCGTGGAAAAGCAGCAATTTGTTAGTTGGCAAAAATcgaattaagtattttatcaaTGAAAGTAGAATGTATCGGCTCTAAAGCACCAGAAAATTAAGATTGAAATCTAATCTCAAATGTTTTCTGGTCTCATTTAAGGTTATAATTATGATTGTGTAAGACACTCCTTTTAGGTCTAgattataaacaaattgtatgACTGTTTTTTACTTTCACTATT from Trichoplusia ni isolate ovarian cell line Hi5 chromosome 4, tn1, whole genome shotgun sequence includes the following:
- the LOC113492974 gene encoding uncharacterized protein LOC113492974, coding for MPFKRVWDSSCPRVWDQWEDNGTKWVIRDLPPEDDELAIKILAENLCTDEALCEHSKLVEDPVSVRSMLDFWRGYLSQRMSLACYEEKNGQSKLVALNVCLVVCQGEKTNDLIEGEKWKNVYGALEVADEKVDAFKCLGLDKYLYALGLVVSREYRGARLGSRILAARKPLSLYHGIKGTSTVFTGPASQKSAARAGFTTLATITFKELAEAGLDYPEDESRAIKVMALKYE
- the LOC113492975 gene encoding cytochrome P450 6B5-like; translated protein: MLRDNIIIIRSHLRKQDKLSRIFVLILLSCKMLIEISLIVLASTLLVVYLIGRYNESYWKKRGVKFHGKNKVLGVFGAFLSGKGAVFELFGDLYKTYKNEPVVGIGNLFTPSVFVTNPKNIQHVLQLDFNSFNHRGFESEKDTLSDSILFMTGNRWKLMRQNMTPLFTTNKLKNMYYIMDRCAQDFVVYLDNNPKAREGKFYDTLNMFCNAAVCGAIFGIGQESTFDSPFMKMSKDLSTSNWKISLQFALLSISPKLIKLLGIRFGAEYEKFFVDAITQVTKKREEDKVQRHDFADLAANLRKKGTIRDENTGLEIEPSFTLLSAQASFFFLAGVETNANALFNTLVVLCQHPEILQKVHQEIDEHFKKNNNKISYDVITQLTYLDKVLSESLRMFPPVGYVTRKCIEDSVLPVGGVKIEKGTKLYTPIYQLHHDPDLYPEPEVFDPERFSKDRKPNDDIYIPFGMGNRLCIGARYSRLQMMAGLVHVLHKYEVHLEQTGKISFKPDILNVRLDNVDIKLTPRHAK